The following coding sequences lie in one Sinorhizobium fredii USDA 257 genomic window:
- a CDS encoding F0F1 ATP synthase subunit epsilon, with amino-acid sequence MADSFNFELVSPERLLLSAQVTEVVIPATEGEMTVMANHAPTMTTIKPGVVTVKTADGKTERFAVFGGFADILPTGCTLLAESAVHVDELDRTVLENRIDEARAELEGAIDEKKTRIEQFIAELTTLGEIVIPA; translated from the coding sequence ATGGCCGACAGTTTCAATTTCGAGCTTGTTTCCCCGGAGCGCCTGCTGCTTTCCGCCCAGGTGACCGAAGTCGTCATTCCGGCAACCGAGGGTGAGATGACCGTTATGGCCAACCACGCCCCGACCATGACGACGATCAAGCCGGGTGTGGTCACGGTCAAAACCGCCGACGGCAAGACCGAGCGTTTCGCCGTCTTCGGCGGCTTCGCCGATATCCTGCCCACCGGCTGCACGCTGCTCGCCGAATCGGCGGTCCACGTCGACGAGCTCGATCGCACCGTGCTCGAAAACCGCATCGATGAGGCGCGTGCCGAGCTTGAAGGCGCGATCGACGAAAAGAAGACCCGCATCGAACAGTTCATCGCCGAATTGACGACGCTCGGGGAGATCGTCATCCCCGCCTGA
- a CDS encoding saccharopine dehydrogenase family protein, with protein sequence MRDIVVIGAGKIGSTIARMLAHTGDYRVCVADHSAEQLQQVESHEAISTAVIDIADRQALVGLLTGKFAVLSAAPFHLTVAIAEAAAEAEVHYLDLTEDVESTRQVRAIAADAKTAFIPQCGLAPGFISIVANDLTSHFDTLESVRMRVGALPQYPSNALNYNLTWSTDGVINEYIEPCEAIVESALIEVPAMEEREEFSLDGVTYEAFNTSGGLGTLCETLKGKVRTLNYKTIRYPGHAAIFKALLNDLGLRHRREVLKDILENALPTTTQDVVVIFVTVSGFRQGRLIQETYANKVYSGVVAGRMHSGIQLTTAGSICAVLDLLAEGKIPTTGFVRQEDISLDTFLANRFGHYYAQKHETERAAG encoded by the coding sequence ATGAGAGACATCGTTGTCATCGGCGCTGGCAAGATCGGCTCGACGATTGCCAGAATGCTGGCCCATACCGGCGACTACCGCGTCTGCGTCGCCGACCACAGCGCCGAGCAATTGCAGCAGGTCGAGAGCCACGAGGCGATTTCCACTGCCGTCATCGACATCGCCGACAGACAAGCCCTCGTCGGCCTGCTGACCGGCAAGTTCGCCGTCCTCAGCGCCGCACCGTTCCACCTGACGGTGGCGATCGCCGAGGCTGCCGCCGAAGCGGAGGTCCACTATCTCGACTTGACTGAAGACGTCGAATCGACCCGCCAGGTCAGGGCGATCGCGGCCGACGCGAAGACCGCCTTCATCCCGCAATGCGGTCTCGCACCGGGCTTCATCTCGATCGTCGCCAACGATCTCACCAGTCATTTCGACACGCTTGAAAGCGTGCGCATGCGCGTCGGCGCCCTGCCGCAATATCCGTCGAATGCTCTGAACTACAATCTCACCTGGAGCACCGACGGCGTCATCAACGAATATATCGAGCCGTGCGAGGCGATCGTCGAGAGTGCGCTGATCGAGGTTCCCGCCATGGAGGAGCGCGAGGAATTCTCGCTCGACGGCGTCACCTACGAAGCCTTCAACACCTCCGGCGGCCTCGGCACGCTTTGCGAGACGCTGAAGGGCAAGGTCCGCACCCTCAACTACAAGACGATCCGCTACCCGGGCCATGCAGCGATCTTCAAGGCACTGCTGAACGACCTCGGCCTGCGCCATCGCCGCGAGGTCCTGAAAGACATCCTAGAGAACGCGCTGCCGACCACGACCCAGGACGTCGTCGTCATTTTCGTCACCGTCTCCGGCTTCCGCCAAGGCCGCCTGATCCAAGAGACCTATGCGAACAAGGTCTATAGCGGCGTTGTTGCGGGACGCATGCATAGCGGCATCCAACTCACCACGGCCGGCAGCATCTGTGCCGTCCTCGACCTGCTCGCCGAAGGCAAGATCCCGACCACGGGCTTCGTCCGCCAGGAAGACATTTCCCTCGACACCTTCCTCGCCAACCGGTTCGGGCACTACTACGCCCAGAAGCACGAAACGGAACGCGCTGCCGGCTGA
- a CDS encoding Lrp/AsnC family transcriptional regulator: protein MQVTDKDRELLAVLSENARMPTATIARRLGLSRTTVQARIERLEREGVIAGYGVRLAESYEKGLVKAHVLITIAARALSRVTPELGAIREIRTLHSVSGSFDLIAIVAAASISELDLLIDRIGEIEGVEKTLSSIILSTRIDR from the coding sequence ATGCAAGTTACCGACAAAGACCGCGAACTTCTTGCCGTCCTCAGTGAGAACGCCCGCATGCCGACCGCGACGATCGCGCGGCGGCTCGGCCTGTCGCGTACGACGGTGCAGGCTCGCATCGAGCGGCTGGAGCGCGAGGGGGTGATCGCCGGCTATGGCGTGCGGCTTGCCGAAAGCTATGAAAAGGGGCTGGTGAAGGCGCATGTGCTGATCACCATCGCGGCGCGGGCGCTGAGCCGTGTCACGCCGGAACTCGGCGCGATCCGCGAGATCCGCACACTGCATTCGGTTAGCGGCAGCTTCGACCTGATTGCCATCGTCGCGGCAGCCTCGATCAGCGAGCTGGATCTGCTGATCGATCGCATCGGTGAAATCGAGGGTGTCGAGAAGACGCTGTCATCGATCATTCTCTCGACGCGCATCGACCGCTGA
- a CDS encoding DUF6030 family protein, whose product MEKKQKGRSGVAFFLSAVALIFTAILATALLANEQRNLKHLLTAMGLQEVLPAAPQVPASKPIRQRLKKAEPSRVLLPVRTFEDLHTPEQQFIRQIRSDPRALCEGLRDAGFRELAWKSAESGRWECSSLVPFARPGVEKSSSIFILVKGTDENEITSFRVKLNIEHPDDTQAVTSAAATAASVFLSEVHWADSESIALKIQALGEFDLKRFGSRIQFRRESGDTPRYNFLANQAARARPKSAAELYFDREKWLAPGDGSIVSVIRGPGAWNTGSGSSAR is encoded by the coding sequence ATGGAGAAGAAGCAGAAAGGCCGGTCCGGCGTCGCTTTCTTCCTATCAGCCGTGGCGCTGATCTTCACGGCGATCCTGGCGACCGCGCTGCTTGCCAACGAGCAACGCAATCTGAAACATCTGCTGACGGCGATGGGGCTGCAGGAGGTGCTCCCTGCAGCCCCGCAAGTGCCGGCGTCGAAGCCAATCCGTCAACGACTCAAGAAAGCGGAGCCGTCGAGAGTGCTGCTGCCGGTTCGAACATTCGAGGACCTGCATACGCCCGAGCAGCAATTCATCCGCCAGATTCGCAGCGACCCGCGCGCTCTGTGCGAGGGCCTGCGGGACGCGGGCTTCCGCGAACTCGCATGGAAATCCGCCGAGAGCGGCCGATGGGAATGTTCCTCGCTCGTTCCTTTTGCCCGCCCGGGCGTGGAGAAAAGCTCGTCGATCTTCATCCTCGTCAAAGGCACCGACGAGAATGAAATAACCTCCTTCCGCGTAAAGCTCAACATAGAGCATCCCGACGATACCCAGGCGGTTACCAGTGCCGCGGCGACGGCCGCTTCGGTTTTCCTGAGTGAGGTTCACTGGGCCGACAGCGAGAGCATCGCCTTGAAGATTCAGGCGCTCGGCGAATTCGATCTCAAGCGTTTCGGCAGCCGTATCCAGTTCAGGCGGGAATCGGGCGACACGCCACGCTACAATTTCCTCGCCAATCAGGCGGCGCGTGCACGGCCGAAGAGCGCCGCCGAGCTCTACTTCGACCGCGAGAAATGGCTTGCGCCCGGCGATGGCTCGATCGTTTCCGTCATTCGCGGCCCAGGCGCCTGGAACACCGGATCCGGTAGCAGCGCGCGCTGA